From a region of the Pieris rapae chromosome 22, ilPieRapa1.1, whole genome shotgun sequence genome:
- the LOC110996700 gene encoding uncharacterized protein LOC110996700, whose product MENGKRPINLEDNNHPTSSQEIQITEDNDDSSIVSNELVTNTIDFTSTETEQTMSHMLPKRNVEVLPISKQPTTSIPLLIFSRPTSMIMRNSMAPSFKNSIQIKTIITPETIPNQPQTLFLLTLAKLNESSISLAFANNRKVSNLLSNTLKKENTSNLPELSPPDSITSAPPSYSFVLRQMNARRRPRLMGTFIPSPSFVTHPPPPNYAAAFDIYLDSTLPTPTTRVYHFGFTPMPVICTECGYTGMTMVRTKITFCTHLCAFVLCIFCCWICVPLPYVLRSCKDVYHYCRNCRNYLGMYCPTNPDHSYS is encoded by the coding sequence aTGGAAAATGGAAAGCGTCCGATAAATTTAGAAGATAACAACCACCCCACTTCATCGCAAGAAATTCAAATTACTGAAGACAATGACGACTCATCGATAGTTTCCAATGAATTGGTTACTAATACAATTGATTTCACGTCTACTGAGACTGAGCAAACGATGTCTCATATGTTACCAAAACGAAATGTGGAAGTATTACCAATTAGCAAGCAGCCAACGACTTCAAtaccattattaatttttagtagACCAACGTCAATGATAATGCGAAACTCAATGGCACCatcatttaaaaacagtatacaGATTAAAACCATTATTACACCTGAAACTATTCCTAATCAGCcacaaactttatttttactgaCTTTAGCAAAGTTAAATGAAAGTTCTATTAGCTTAGCTTTCGCTAATAATCGAAAAGTTAGTAACTTGCTTAGTAATACCCTCAAAAAGGAAAATACATCTAATTTACCAGAGCTTTCACCACCTGACTCCATAACAAGCGCACCTCCTTCCTATTCTTTTGTTCTACGCCAAATGAATGCCAGACGAAGACCTAGACTTATGGGAACGTTTATTCCATCACCTTCCTTTGTTACACATCCTCCTCCTCCAAATTATGCTGCTgcttttgacatttatttggATAGTACTTTACCGACTCCAACTACTCGAGTTTATCATTTTGGATTTACCCCGATGCCTGTAATTTGTACAGAATGTGGATATACCGGAATGACTATGGTTAGgacaaaaataacattttgtacACACTTGTGTGCTTTTGTcttgtgtatattttgttgCTGGATTTGCGTTCCCCTTCCGTATGTTTTACGTTCCTGTAAAGATGTATATCACTATTGCAGAAATTGTCGTAACTATTTAGGTATGTACTGTCCGACAAACCCAGATCATTCATATTCGtaa
- the LOC110996696 gene encoding 60S ribosomal protein L4, whose translation MSLSVARPLVSVYSEKSEVVKDASLPLPFVFKAPIRPDLVNDVHVSMSKNARQPYSVSKEAGHQTSAESWGTGRAVARIPRVRGGGTHRSGQGAFGNMCRGGRMFAPTKPWRRWHRRVNLRQRRAAAAAAVAAAGVPALVQARGHVIEKIPELPLVVSDKVQEIKKTKDAVIFLRRVKAWSDVLKVYKSQRLRAGKGKMRNRRRVQRKGPLIVYFKDQGLSKAFRNIPGVEMLNVNKLNLLKLAPGGHVGRFIIWTRSAFERLDALFGSWKTPSKLKKNFNLPQPKMANTDLTRLLRSDEIRKVLRPANKRVEHAQRKLNPLTNTRAMLRLNPYAAVLKRKAILDQQRRRNVRAITLAQKRGVQLPEDDVAVKAQKLREKRIKSIKLARSKLPKKPVAKKTPPPPPKKKAEKTEKKEKKVPAKK comes from the exons ATG agTTTATCAGTTGCCCGACCGCTTGTGTCGGTTTATTCAGAGAAGAGTGAGGTTGTCAAAGATGCTTCACTTCCACTTCCATTCGTTTTCAAGGCACCAATCCGCCCAGACCTTGTCAATGATGTCCATGTCTCAATGTCCAAGAATGCTAGACAACCCTACTCTGTTAGCAAAGAAGCAG GTCACCAGACAAGTGCTGAGTCATGGGGTACCGGTCGTGCTGTAGCCCGTATTCCTCGTGTCCGTGGAGGTGGTACTCACAG ATCTGGACAGGGAGCGTTCGGTAACATGTGTCGCGGGGGTCGTATGTTTGCCCCCACCAAGCCATGGCGTAGGTGGCACCGTCGCGTAAACCTACGTCAGCGTAGGGCTGCTGCTGCCGCTGCTGTTGCCGCTGCAGGAGTTCCCGCGCTGGTTCAGGCTAgag GTCACGTGATCGAGAAGATCCCAGAATTGCCCTTGGTAGTATCTGACAAGGTGCAAGAAATCAAGAAGACCAAGGACGCCGTGATCTTCCTCAGACGCGTCAAGGCCTGGTCTGACGTGCTTAAG GTATACAAATCGCAACGTCTCCGCGCAGGAAAAGGTAAAATGCGCAACCGTCGTCGCGTGCAACGCAAGGGCCCACTGATTGTATATTTCAAGGATCAG GGTCTAAGCAAAGCCTTCAGAAACATCCCTGGTGTTGAGATGCTTAACGTAAACAAGCTGAACCTGCTTAAACTTGCCCCTGGTGGACATGTTGGCAGATTCATCATCTGGACCCGTTCTGCTTTTGAGAGGCTAG ATGCCCTCTTTGGTTCATGGAAGACCCCATCCAAGTTGAAGAAGAACTTCAACCTGCCCCAGCCTAAGATGGCCAACACTGACTTGACCAGACTGCTTAGATCTGACGAGATCAGAAAAGTCCTTAGACCAGCCAA CAAACGCGTGGAACATGCTCAGCGTAAGCTGAACCCTCTGACCAACACACGTGCTATGTTGAGACTTAACCCCTACGCTGCTGTACTCAAGAGGAAAGCCATCTTGGACCAGCAGAGGAGAAGGAATGTCAGAGCTATTACACTCGCTCAAAAGCGCGGT GTTCAACTGCCTGAAGACGACGTGGCTGTGAAGGCACAAAAGCTCCGTGAGAAGCGCATTAAGTCTATTAAATTGGCACGTTCCAAGCTTCCCAAGAAGCCCGTAGCTAAAAAGACCCCGCCACCACCTCCTAAGAAGAAGGCTGAGAAGACCGAAAAGAAGGAAAAGAAAGTGCCGGCTAAGaagtaa
- the LOC110996695 gene encoding uncharacterized protein LOC110996695 isoform X1, which produces MSAQKCVVEGCNLEYDVVCSFSFYNVNTSSEVDEKRQDWIEGAMHEESECLWRHVNLQLCGYHFELDSQGLWIDSPMLPELLSPQEQAAMRQTPEEKKAAEIIRVEHNYSMEACKQEPESISRLNVRQLVDTLGYLSLKNLQKKQLWVVKVESDKAEASITQSEQVITKMQDPKQIIEIIPQTSQSVDNSLQNQTEVLQMIDDGTIGDNFIYEIAEEQEITMDEVKEIPAAENQEWTVNIIPDDSKPKYAYIKHCNSGKKKRHFTSEMNTISLQGDFENYYILPDVDPSVGVEITTSYDQENYIVEEYPHLVLEERPRKRDPERKRKKKTPPTVRQQVKQIKTEIGEDWVIDSNIYEEQDEEYDDKKAARVRRKNKKYLGYDFVT; this is translated from the exons ATGAGTGCTCAGAAATGCGTTGTTGAGGGCTGCAACTTGGAATATGATGTAGTGTGCAGTTTCTCCTTCTACAA TGTTAACACCTCATCAGAAGTGGATGAGAAGAGACAGGATTGGATTGAGGGGGCGATGCATGAGGAGAGTGAGTGTCTCTGGCGACATGTTAACTTACAGTTGTGTGG GTATCACTTTGAATTGGACTCTCAGGGCCTTTGGATAGACTCACCAATGCTACCTGAGCTCCTGTCGCCTCAGGAACAAGCTGCAATGAGACAAACCCCCGAAGAGAAGAAAg CCGCTGAAATAATTCGCGTGGAACACAATTATAGTATGGAGGCTTGTAAGCAAGAGCCGGAGTCTATTTCTCGTCTGAATGTCAGGCAATTAGTTGATACTCTCGGTTATCT ATCACTCAAGAATCTACAGAAGAAGCAATTATGGGTGGTGAAAGTGGAAAGTGATAAAGCTGAAGCCTCCATCACCCAGTCGGAGCAGGTCATCACCAAGATGCAGGATCCTAAACAGATTATAGAG ATTATCCCACAAACATCTCAATCAGTAGACAATAGTCTTCAAAACCAGACCGAAGTGCTTCAAATGATAGACGATGGCACAATTGGAGATAACTTTATATATGAGATTGCTGAAGAACAAGAGATAACCATGGATGAAGTGAAGGAAATACCGGCTGCTGAGAATCAG gaGTGGACTGTTAATATAATACCGGACGACTCTAAACCCAAATATGCATACATCAAACATTGCAACTCGGGCAAGAAGAAGCGACACTTCACATCAGAAATGAATACAATCTCTTTACAAG GTGACTTCGAAAACTACTATATCCTCCCCGATGTAGACCCTTCAGTTGGTGTCGAAATCACCACCAGCTACGACCAGGAAAACTACATAGTCGAAGAGTATCCCCACTTGGTCTTAGAGGAGCGGCCACGAAAACGTGATCCCGAAAGAAagaggaaaaaaaaaactcccCCTACTGTTAGACAGCAAGTAAAGCAgataaaaactgaaattgGCGAAGACTGGGTGATTGACAGTAATATATATGAGGAGCAAGATGAAGAATATGATGACAAGAAAGCGGCCCGGGTGaggagaaaaaataaaaaatatttaggataTGATTTTGTCACATAG
- the LOC110996695 gene encoding uncharacterized protein LOC110996695 isoform X2, whose translation MSAQKCVVEGCNLEYDVVCSFSFYNVNTSSEVDEKRQDWIEGAMHEESECLWRHVNLQLCGYHFELDSQGLWIDSPMLPELLSPQEQAAMRQTPEEKKAAEIIRVEHNYSMEACKQEPESISRLNVRQLVDTLGYLSLKNLQKKQLWVVKVESDKAEASITQSEQVITKMQDPKQIIEIIPQTSQSVDNSLQNQTEVLQMIDDGTIGDNFIYEIAEEQEITMDEVKEIPAAENQEWTVNIIPDDSKPKYAYIKHCNSGKKKRHFTSEMNTISLQGDFENYYILPDVDPSVGVEITTSYDQENYIVEEYPHLVLEERPRKRDPERKRKKKTPPTVRQQVKQIKTEIGEDWVIDSNIYEEQDEEYDDKKAARVYLNDFSTNV comes from the exons ATGAGTGCTCAGAAATGCGTTGTTGAGGGCTGCAACTTGGAATATGATGTAGTGTGCAGTTTCTCCTTCTACAA TGTTAACACCTCATCAGAAGTGGATGAGAAGAGACAGGATTGGATTGAGGGGGCGATGCATGAGGAGAGTGAGTGTCTCTGGCGACATGTTAACTTACAGTTGTGTGG GTATCACTTTGAATTGGACTCTCAGGGCCTTTGGATAGACTCACCAATGCTACCTGAGCTCCTGTCGCCTCAGGAACAAGCTGCAATGAGACAAACCCCCGAAGAGAAGAAAg CCGCTGAAATAATTCGCGTGGAACACAATTATAGTATGGAGGCTTGTAAGCAAGAGCCGGAGTCTATTTCTCGTCTGAATGTCAGGCAATTAGTTGATACTCTCGGTTATCT ATCACTCAAGAATCTACAGAAGAAGCAATTATGGGTGGTGAAAGTGGAAAGTGATAAAGCTGAAGCCTCCATCACCCAGTCGGAGCAGGTCATCACCAAGATGCAGGATCCTAAACAGATTATAGAG ATTATCCCACAAACATCTCAATCAGTAGACAATAGTCTTCAAAACCAGACCGAAGTGCTTCAAATGATAGACGATGGCACAATTGGAGATAACTTTATATATGAGATTGCTGAAGAACAAGAGATAACCATGGATGAAGTGAAGGAAATACCGGCTGCTGAGAATCAG gaGTGGACTGTTAATATAATACCGGACGACTCTAAACCCAAATATGCATACATCAAACATTGCAACTCGGGCAAGAAGAAGCGACACTTCACATCAGAAATGAATACAATCTCTTTACAAG GTGACTTCGAAAACTACTATATCCTCCCCGATGTAGACCCTTCAGTTGGTGTCGAAATCACCACCAGCTACGACCAGGAAAACTACATAGTCGAAGAGTATCCCCACTTGGTCTTAGAGGAGCGGCCACGAAAACGTGATCCCGAAAGAAagaggaaaaaaaaaactcccCCTACTGTTAGACAGCAAGTAAAGCAgataaaaactgaaattgGCGAAGACTGGGTGATTGACAGTAATATATATGAGGAGCAAGATGAAGAATATGATGACAAGAAAGCGGCCCGG gtgtatttaaatgatttttcaaCGAATGTCTAA
- the LOC110996699 gene encoding ruvB-like 2 has protein sequence MASLAAAQVQEVRSITRIERIGAHSHIRGLGLDDALEPRAVSQGMVGQKMARKAAGVILQMIREGKIAGRAVLLAGQPGTGKTAIAMGLAQALGPDTPFTSMAGSEIYSLEMSKTEALTQAIRKSIGIRIKEESEIIEGEVVEVVVERAAGGGGARTGRLTLKTTDMETNYDMGTKMIDSLLKEKVQAGDVITIDKATGKINKLGRSFARARDYDATGQQARFVQCPEGELQKRKEVVHTVTLHEVDVINSRTHGFLALFSGDTGEIKSEIREQINSKVAEWREEGKAEMIPGVLFIDEAHMLDIECFSFLNRALESESAPVVIMATNRGITRIRGTNYKSPHGIPLDLLDRMIIVPTAPYSSQELKEILNIRCEEEDCQMSSDALTVLTRVATETSLRYAIQLITTASLVAKRRKATEVSMEDVKKVYSLFLDEHRSEQFLKEYQDEFMFSDVSGSGDGPQLMEVSQ, from the exons atGGCT TCCCTAGCAGCAGCACAGGTACAAGAGGTACGCTCAATAACTCGAATAGAGCGAATTGGCGCGCATTCCCACATACGTGGGTTAGGTCTTGATGATGCCTTGGAACCACGAGCAGTGTCACAGGGTATGGTGGGGCAGAAGATGGCAAGGAAGGCAGCTGGAGTCATTCTACAAATGATACGAGAAG gTAAAATAGCAGGCAGGGCAGTGTTATTAGCTGGACAGCCAGGCACTGGAAAGACTGCCATTGCCATGGGATTGGCACAAGCTTTGGGACCTGACACACCATTCACCAGCATGGcag GATCTGAAATATATTCTTTGGAGATGAGTAAGACTGAAGCATTAACTCAAGCCATCAGGAAGTCTATTGGAAtaagaataaa AGAAGAATCAGAGATAATAGAGGGAGAAGTAGTAGAAGTAGTGGTGGAAAGGGCAGCAGGTGGGGGTGGAGCCAGGACTGGTCGTCTCACATTAAAAACCACCGATATGGAGACTAATTATGATATGGGAACTAAGATGATTGACTCACTACTTAAGGAgaag GTGCAAGCAGGTGACGTAATTACCATAGACAAAGCCACAGGAAAGATAAACAAACTCGGCAGAAGTTTTGCAAGAGCCAGAGACTATGATGCTACag GTCAACAAGCCCGTTTCGTTCAATGCCCCGAAGGAGAACTTCAGAAGCGTAAAGAAGTAGTCCACACCGTCACATTGCATGAGGTAGATGTCATCAACTCGAGGACGCATGGATTTCTTGCTTTATTCTCTG gtGACACTGGTGAAATTAAGTCAGAAATAAGGGAGCAGATTAATAGTAAAGTGGCCGAGTGGAGGGAGGAAGGGAAGGCTGAAATGATTCCTGGAGTATTGTTTATAGATGAG GCTCACATGCTGGATATAGAATGTTTTTCATTCCTCAACCGAGCTCTTGAATCTGAAAGTGCTCCGGTGGTTATAATGGCAACAAACCGGGGAATAACCCGAATCCGAGGgacaaattataaaagtcCACATGGAATACCATTGGACCTTCTGGATAGAATGATCATAGTCCCCACAGCACCTTACTCGTCCCAGGagttaaaagaaatacttaatattag gtGTGAAGAGGAAGACTGTCAGATGTCAAGCGATGCGTTGACAGTGCTGACGCGTGTCGCCACAGAGACGTCACTGCGTTACGCGATACAGCTTATCACCACTGCTTCGCTTGTTGCTAAACGGAGGAAGGCCACCGAA gtaaGCATGGAGGATGTGAAGAAGGTGTATTCTTTATTCCTTGATGAGCATCGGTCTGAGCAGTTTCTTAAGGAATATCAGGATGAGTTCATGTTTAGCGATGTATCGGGATCTGGTG atGGACCTCAATTGATGGAAGTATCTCAGTAA
- the LOC110996697 gene encoding xaa-Pro aminopeptidase ApepP: MALQRLTTLRALMASQPTALSAYIVPTADPHNSEYIADIDARRSWLTGFTGSAGTAVVTNDKALVWTDGRYYTQFEKEVDLNLWTLMKQSLPDTPSIEKWLSSNLTAGSVVGYDPHIMSREEKTPLQLALKKSKIQLLAVSKNLVDVARVELKNPPPERPHNDIMYLPINYTGKSAGKKIEELREKMSEKRASALIITALDEIAYTLNLRGSDIPYNPVFFSYLVITPAKVRLFWHDGKIPETILKSMEKEGVQIEGLAYDRVVPILENMAKELSESGDGEHDIWLSSEASEAIHRAAGGEDVLQKPLTLMSEVSPVALMKLVKNDVEMEGFRQCHIRDGTAVVRFFKWLHDEVASGSNVTELEADAKLLKFRQDEKDFMGPSFETIPGAGENGAIIHYSPSKDGPQRIIRGTDMFLLDSGGQYRDGTTDITRTRHMGQPSAEQINAFTRVLKGQISLGSALFPKGVKGNVLDTLARKSLWDVGLDYAHGTGHGVGHFLNVHEGPSGISWRPYPHDPGLKPGQILSNEPGYYKVGEYGIRHEDLVEIIDVNKNSTHPRASDLLGNYDGRGVLGFSTLTMVPHHKECINLQLLDDFELSYLNGYHARVLNILGPILKQRGLLEDYKWLVQECQPMKRQ, encoded by the exons TCAGAGTACATAGCAGATATAGATGCAAGGCGGTCATGGCTAACAGGATTCACTGGATCGGCTGGTACAGCCGTGGTGACAAATGACAAAGCGCTGGTGTGGACTGATGGGCGGTACTACACACAATTTGAAAAGGAAGTCGATTTGAATCTGTGGACCTTGATGAAGCAAT CCTTGCCAGATACACCATCAATCGAGAAATGGTTGAGTTCCAATCTGACGGCGGGGTCCGTTGTGGGATACGACCCCCATATTATGAGTAGAGAGGAGAAAACACCATTACAG ctAGCCCTGAAGAAATCAAAGATTCAACTTCTAGCAGTATCTAAAAATCTCGTTGATGTAGCAAGAGTGGAACTGAAGAATCCTCCACCAGAAAGACCTCACAACGACATTATGTATCTACCTATTAATTATacag gtAAAAGTGCGGGAAAGAAAATTGAGGAGTTGAGAGAGAAAATGTCTGAAAAACGAGCATCtgcattaattattactgCCTTGGatgaaatcgctt ATACACTAAATCTTCGTGGCAGTGATATTCCATACAACCCAGTCTTCTTCTCGTATCTCGTTATAACACCTGCAAAGGTGAGACTCTTTTGGCACGATGGAAAAATACCAGAGACGATTTTAAAGAGCATGGAGAAAGAGGGAGTCCAGATTGAAGGTCTTGCGTATGATCGAGTTGTTCCAATTCTGGAAAATATGGCT aaagagTTGTCAGAAAGCGGTGACGGCGAACATGACATTTGGCTGTCAAGTGAAGCGAGTGAAGCCATACATAGGGCAGCTGGGGGG gagGACGTATTGCAGAAGCCTCTGACTTTGATGTCTGAAGTCTCGCCCGTCGCGCTTATGAAGTTGGTTAAAAACGATGTTGAAATGGAG GGTTTCAGGCAGTGTCATATCCGTGATGGTACCGCTGTGGTCCGCTTCTTCAAATGGCTTCACGATGAAGTGGCTTCCGGTTCCAACGTAACTGAGTTGGAAGCTGATGCTAAATTGTTGAAGTTCCGAca AGACGAAAAAGACTTTATGGGTCCCTCATTTGAAACAATCCCTGGTGCTGGGGAAAATGGCGCGATCATCCACTACAGCCCATCGAAGGACGGTCCTCAACGCATCATTAGGGGAACTGATATGTTTCTGCTCGACTCTGGTGGGCAATACCG AGACGGAACAACTGATATAACTCGGACGCGTCATATGGGCCAACCTAGCGCGGAGCAAATCAACGCGTTTACACGTGTACTTAAAGGGCAGATATCGTTGGGATCAGCACTGTTTCCCAAAGGAGTTAAG GGTAATGTTCTTGACACATTAGCCCGTAAGTCTCTTTGGGACGTGGGACTGGATTATGCCCATGGCACGGGACATGGAGTGGGACACTTCCTCAACGTGCACGAGGGACCATCAGGCATCTCCTGGAGGCCATACCCGCATGACCCTGGTCTAAAACCTGGACAGATATTGAGTAATG AACCGGGATACTACAAGGTGGGAGAGTATGGCATCCGCCATGAGGACCTGGTGGAGATTATTGACGTTAACAAAAATTCCACTCATCCAAGG GCATCAGACCTGCTTGGAAACTATGATGGTCGAGGTGTTCTTGGCTTCTCTACGTTGACAATGGTGCCTCACCACAAGGAATGCATTAATTTGCAATTGCTTGATGATTTTGAG TTATCATATTTAAACGGATACCATGCAAGAGTGCTGAACATATTGGGACCGATTCTTAAACAGCGAGGCCTTTTGGAAGATTATAAATGGCTTGTGCAAGAGTGCCAGCCTATGAAGAGACAATAA